From Streptomyces griseorubiginosus, one genomic window encodes:
- a CDS encoding NAD(P)/FAD-dependent oxidoreductase, whose protein sequence is MTSNTRVVVIGAGLAGVRLARRLGELGTPVTLVGEEEHRPYNRVLLAEVLAGRYTPDVIALPAPAALTRARVTGIDRGARTVECADGSKIAYDTLVLATGSNPVLPPLRGLFTADHELPKGVHAFRTMDDCLGLSEAVRPGVKAVVIGGGLLGVSAARALAQRGAQVVLAQQAERLMERQLDPSASKLVRRHLGDLGVEVHTDLRVRDVRCVGGAVRSVEMADGYALDAEIVVLACGVHPRVGLAQTAGLDVRKGIVVDDELRTSDPHIHAIGDCAQHDGTVYGLATPALEQADALAELLASGSGSKGARYTGTRALTRLTLPGQAAFDLAAFGETEALPGDDVVQLADATRGTYRKVVVRDDRLVGGVLVGELGTVGALARAWEGAEPLPSDGGPLLHLLTNDGGS, encoded by the coding sequence ATGACCTCGAATACGCGTGTGGTGGTGATCGGCGCCGGGCTCGCGGGCGTCCGGCTCGCCCGGCGGCTCGGAGAGCTCGGCACGCCCGTGACGCTCGTCGGCGAGGAGGAGCACCGCCCGTACAACCGGGTGCTCCTCGCCGAGGTGCTGGCGGGACGGTACACCCCGGACGTGATCGCGCTCCCGGCGCCGGCCGCGCTGACCCGTGCCCGGGTCACCGGCATCGACCGCGGGGCCCGGACCGTCGAGTGCGCCGACGGCTCGAAGATCGCATACGACACGCTCGTCCTGGCCACCGGCTCCAACCCGGTACTGCCGCCGCTGCGCGGTCTGTTCACCGCGGACCACGAACTGCCGAAGGGCGTCCACGCCTTCCGCACCATGGACGACTGCCTCGGCCTGTCCGAGGCGGTCCGGCCGGGAGTGAAGGCGGTCGTGATCGGCGGCGGCCTCCTCGGGGTCTCCGCGGCCCGCGCGCTCGCCCAGCGCGGCGCCCAGGTCGTCCTCGCCCAGCAGGCCGAGCGGCTCATGGAACGCCAGCTCGACCCGAGCGCCTCCAAGCTGGTCCGGCGCCACCTCGGGGACCTGGGCGTCGAGGTCCACACCGATCTGCGCGTGCGGGACGTGCGCTGCGTCGGCGGTGCGGTCCGCTCGGTCGAGATGGCCGACGGTTACGCCCTGGACGCCGAGATCGTGGTCCTGGCCTGCGGGGTCCACCCCCGCGTCGGCCTCGCGCAGACCGCGGGCCTGGACGTGCGCAAGGGCATCGTCGTGGACGACGAACTGCGCACCTCCGACCCGCACATCCACGCCATCGGCGACTGCGCCCAGCACGACGGCACCGTCTATGGCCTCGCCACCCCGGCCCTGGAACAGGCCGACGCGCTGGCCGAGTTGCTGGCGTCCGGCTCCGGGAGCAAGGGCGCCCGCTACACCGGCACCCGCGCGCTGACCCGGCTCACGCTGCCCGGACAGGCGGCCTTCGACCTGGCCGCGTTCGGCGAGACCGAGGCGCTCCCGGGCGACGACGTCGTCCAGCTGGCGGACGCCACCCGCGGCACCTACCGCAAGGTCGTCGTCCGCGACGACCGCCTGGTCGGCGGGGTCCTCGTCGGCGAACTCGGCACCGTCGGCGCGCTCGCCCGCGCCTGGGAGGGAGCAGAGCCGCTCCCCTCCGACGGCGGACCGCTGCTCCACCTGCTCACCAACGATGGAGGCTCCTGA
- a CDS encoding sulfite exporter TauE/SafE family protein, with product MPDIPLTTVVVLCLAALAAGWIDAVVGGGGLLLLPALLLGLPASTPAAYALGTNKAVAIVGTSGAAVTYARRTKVDVRLAVGIGLAALAGSSAGAFFAAGMTTEVLKPLILVVLLGVAAFVILRPAFGTATATGPATRRQVLAAIGLAGLGIGFYDGLVGPGTGTFLVLALTAVLHLDLVTASATAKIVNCCTNAGALAMFAWQGTVLWQLAALMAVFNLAGGTLGAHTALKKGSGFVRVVLLTVVFALVANIAYEQWLA from the coding sequence ATGCCCGACATACCCCTGACCACGGTCGTCGTCCTGTGCCTCGCGGCTCTCGCGGCCGGCTGGATCGACGCCGTGGTCGGCGGCGGGGGCCTCCTGCTGCTGCCGGCCCTGCTGCTCGGCCTGCCCGCGAGCACCCCGGCCGCGTACGCGCTCGGCACCAACAAGGCGGTCGCCATCGTCGGCACCTCGGGGGCCGCGGTGACGTACGCCCGCAGGACGAAGGTCGACGTACGGCTCGCTGTGGGTATCGGGCTCGCGGCCCTCGCCGGCTCCTCGGCCGGCGCGTTCTTCGCGGCCGGGATGACCACGGAGGTCCTCAAGCCGCTGATCCTGGTCGTGCTGCTGGGGGTCGCCGCCTTCGTGATCCTGCGCCCGGCCTTCGGCACCGCCACCGCGACCGGCCCGGCCACCCGCCGCCAGGTCCTCGCCGCGATCGGCCTCGCGGGCCTCGGCATCGGCTTCTACGACGGACTCGTCGGGCCCGGCACCGGCACCTTCCTGGTCCTCGCCCTCACCGCGGTCCTCCACCTCGACCTGGTGACCGCCTCCGCCACCGCGAAGATCGTCAACTGCTGCACCAACGCGGGCGCGCTCGCGATGTTCGCCTGGCAGGGCACGGTCCTGTGGCAACTGGCCGCCCTGATGGCCGTCTTCAACCTCGCCGGAGGCACCCTGGGCGCGCACACCGCGCTGAAGAAGGGCAGCGGGTTCGTCCGGGTGGTCCTGCTGACCGTCGTCTTCGCGCTGGTCGCGAATATTGCGTACGAACAGTGGCTCGCCTGA
- the cpt gene encoding chloramphenicol phosphotransferase CPT yields the protein MTTQVIVLNGGSSSGKSGIARCLQAVLPDPWLAFGIDGFVESMPLSLQSSEAGIDFAADGGVSVGEEFSRLEAAWRAGVAATAWAGARVIVDDVFLGGAHSQERWRKSLDGLDVLWVGVRCDAEVAAGREIVRGDRARGMAEKQATLVHQGVVYDLEVDTTHTEALVCARTIAEAVVSGSP from the coding sequence GTGACGACTCAGGTGATCGTGCTCAACGGCGGTTCCAGTTCCGGCAAGTCCGGGATCGCGCGATGCCTCCAGGCGGTGCTGCCGGACCCGTGGCTGGCCTTCGGGATCGACGGGTTCGTCGAGTCGATGCCCCTCTCGCTCCAGTCCTCGGAGGCCGGCATCGACTTCGCGGCGGACGGCGGGGTGAGCGTCGGCGAGGAGTTCTCGCGGCTGGAGGCGGCCTGGCGGGCCGGGGTCGCCGCCACGGCGTGGGCGGGCGCCCGGGTGATCGTCGACGACGTCTTCCTGGGCGGCGCGCACTCCCAGGAGCGCTGGCGCAAGAGCCTCGACGGACTGGACGTGCTGTGGGTCGGCGTGCGCTGCGACGCCGAGGTCGCCGCGGGCCGGGAGATCGTCCGGGGCGACCGGGCGCGCGGGATGGCCGAGAAACAGGCGACGCTCGTGCACCAGGGCGTGGTCTACGACCTGGAGGTGGACACCACCCACACCGAGGCCCTGGTGTGTGCGCGAACCATCGCCGAGGCGGTCGTCAGCGGCTCCCCGTGA
- a CDS encoding class F sortase, which produces MRNARLGNTAIAGINRRLGNTAIAGVTVVALCGGAWLLRSGAETHTPPQPSAAQAHSVRGGAAELDAAPALAPSPPDRVRIPAIQVDAPLTGLALTRTGSLDVPPAAKKNLAGWYEAGTTPGEKGTAIVAGHVDNAEGPAVFYDLGALRKGSPIEVDRRDGSVAVFTVDAVEVYDAKDFPDEKVYGAAARPELRVITCGGGYSRATGYRGNVVVFAHLTGSR; this is translated from the coding sequence GTGCGCAACGCCAGGCTCGGGAACACCGCCATAGCCGGGATCAACCGCAGACTCGGGAACACGGCCATAGCCGGGGTCACCGTGGTGGCCCTGTGCGGCGGCGCGTGGCTGCTGCGCAGCGGCGCCGAGACGCACACCCCGCCGCAGCCGTCCGCCGCCCAGGCGCACTCCGTCCGAGGGGGCGCAGCAGAGCTCGACGCGGCGCCCGCCCTGGCGCCGTCCCCGCCGGACCGCGTCCGCATCCCCGCGATCCAGGTGGACGCGCCCCTGACGGGCCTCGCCCTCACCCGCACCGGCAGCCTCGACGTGCCGCCGGCCGCGAAGAAGAACCTCGCCGGCTGGTACGAGGCCGGCACCACCCCCGGTGAGAAGGGCACCGCGATCGTCGCCGGGCATGTCGACAACGCCGAGGGACCCGCCGTCTTCTACGACCTCGGCGCCCTCCGCAAGGGCAGCCCGATCGAGGTGGACCGGCGCGACGGCAGCGTGGCGGTGTTCACGGTGGACGCGGTCGAGGTGTACGACGCGAAGGACTTCCCCGACGAGAAGGTGTACGGCGCCGCGGCACGGCCCGAGCTGCGGGTGATCACCTGCGGCGGGGGCTACTCACGCGCGACCGGCTACCGGGGCAACGTGGTGGTGTTCGCGCATCTCACGGGGAGCCGCTGA